cTCGGGCCCTGGccgttcctcctccagaGCTGGGTCATCGATGCGCAGCTCCTCCGCCCGCTCAGGCACCATCTCCCGTTCCGAATCGATGGCCAGAATTCCCTACCCTAGCAACCTCCGCCACTACGCCAGCTCAGAACAGGTGAagccgatgccgatgccgatgccgatgccgattCCTTCCGGTGGTGGTCTCCCAGCGCAGAGCAATCACTCTCTCCTGTTGTTGGGTGATTTGGATGACGATGTCGTCTCGCCTCTGGAACTTGACTCACATTCACGGCCGGGTAGCAGAAGCAGGGGGCACGTCAACAACAATGTCGATCCTGTCGGCATGTTCCCGCTTGACCTGGACTTTGAGCACCTCGAGAGGGAGTTTGAGCTTGGCAGCCCGATCAGCCCGTTGAGTCCGCCGGGCAAGAAGAATACGCCGAGGGGGAGTCCGAAGGGGAGTGTGAGTGAGAGGGGGGCGATCAGGATCTagcaggaaggggaggcaaaacaaaaacaatgaCAACAAAAATAATAATGCAGGAGGCATGGTTCAGCTTGTAGGATAAGGCTGTCTTTTTTGAACTTTTTGAAGCGAGCAAGCGGGTAAACAAAAGAATGGATGAACTAAAAATCATTGCGAGGGTGGAAAGGAAGGATAGCGAAAGAAATTAATAatt
The window above is part of the Podospora bellae-mahoneyi strain CBS 112042 chromosome 3, whole genome shotgun sequence genome. Proteins encoded here:
- a CDS encoding hypothetical protein (EggNog:ENOG503P9VI) yields the protein MYLCSEMKRLYTSLQEMITSRKGALRRNGRGGSKRPLVISAPYNFEQIPVTLPGLTPEEILVLREKAAATRLGIHADSPPSIPTYSVSAPSSSSNSSTPNPNVTGVLPPPPPPIITNLHTSGPGRSSSRAGSSMRSSSARSGTISRSESMARIPYPSNLRHYASSEQVKPMPMPMPMPIPSGGGLPAQSNHSLLLLGDLDDDVVSPLELDSHSRPGSRSRGHVNNNVDPVGMFPLDLDFEHLEREFELGSPISPLSPPGKKNTPRGSPKGSVSERGAIRI